The sequence GAGCATTTTGGACAAAGTTTTTTTTGGCATAATTACAGTAAAATTAATGATTAATGTTATTTTAGCCTGCATGCAGGCATTAAGCACTAATTTTAATGTAATTTTAGCAGTAAATCAAGGTTTTCATGTCCCTGATTTAAGGACAGTGCCTAATTTTAATAAAATTATATTCTGACTAATATTAGCCAATAATAAAAAATCCCCAACAAAAATTTGAGGTTTTTCTATTCCAAAAATTAACATTCCTATATCTTCAAATCAGAATACTCCCGCAAGGTCTTTAATGTTGCTTTTACGGTTGCGTTATCAGTGTTGACTAATTTCACTTTTTTAAACTTTTGAGCTAATTTTGTAACTACCTCATCGGCCCATGATGGTGTTAGCACTTTAACTCCGTCAAAGTCAATCTCAATCTCTTCCTCTTTATCAATATCTTTTATCGTATAGGCCTTCATCGCTAAAAGGGCCTCTCGGCCAGCTGGACGAGAAATTAGCATGTCGCCAAATTTTACTATCTTAATTTTCATGATTTATATTTTAATATTGCTAAACATCCGCTGATATTTTTGTCTATCTCTTTTATTGTCATCTCTTCGTTTAATTCTGCTTGAGCGTTCCCAGACATGAAAATAAGGTTCATTTTTTTATCCTTGACGCTTTCTTTGACAAATTTTAAACCATTACCCCTGTTCTCCGGGGTACGACCAGATATTCTTTCGGTGAAAGCAACTCGTAAAGCTTCAGTGTCTGTTGTAAGAGTCTTTTTCACTTTTTTTAAAGTATTGAAAACGCCCTGGCCCCTATCAGCTAAAAATATTTCAGCTTTACTATCAATAACATCGTAGGCAAAAAATATACCCATTATATCAGGCCAACTACCAAGATTGTGGTCAAAAGAATTGTTGCCTATTTCGCCAGCTATAGCGGAAATAATATAGGCACTCTCTTCTGGTATCCCCCCGCTTAGTAAATTCAGAAGCATTGAATCAAGTCGAGCCTGAAAAATATCTCGGCTCTCACAATAATAATCATCTGGAATATCTGCTTTTCCGGTGTTTGCGGTTATCCAATTATAGACCAGCTGTTTTGTATTCTGTTTTTGAATATTATCTTGCATTATTTTTATTATACTATAATTTTGCTATCTTGCTCCAGCACCGCCTTAATCCTCCTCACCCCAGCGCTGGATGACTCTTCTTTCTTAATCTCAAAATGCCCAAGTTCGCCAGTAGAAGTGGCGTGAGGACCGCCGCAGATTTCACAGGAAAAATCACCGGCCGAATAAACCTTAACCCTGCCGCCATACTTGTGCTCGAACAAACCAATGGCTCCTTTTTTCTTGGCCTGGTCAACAGTCATTTCTTCGCAAATAATTGGGATGTCTTCTTTAATCTTCTTATTAACAATATCCTCAACCCTTTTAAGCTCTTGGGAAGTCATTTTTTGCGGATGAGGAAAATCAAAACGCAAACGTTCAGCTGTTATATTAGAGCCCATTTGTTTCACCTGGTCGCCCAAGACTTGGCGCAAGGCCTGATGCAATAAATGCGTGGCCGTATGCAATTTGGCAGTTTGCTCTTTCTGATCAGCCAGGCCCCCCTTAAACTTTTTTTCTGACCCCTTGCGGGAAAGCTCCTGGTGTTTTTTAAAAGCTTTTTCAAAACCATCAGTGTCCACTTGCAAACCCTGCTCGGAAGCAAGCTCTTGAGTCATTTCTAAGGGAAAACCATAAGTGGAAAATAATTCAAAAGCCTGTTCACCACTAATGGTTTGTTTGAGTTTTTCAGATGAGGCAATAGTCTCAAATTCTTTAAGGCCCTTTTGTAGGGTTTTGGTAAATTTATTTTCTTCAATTTCTAAATTTTCTAAAACAAATTTTTTATTGCGGTTGAGTTCGGGGTAGACATCTTTGTACATATCAATCAATGTTTGGCTAATTTTTTTAGTAAAATCATTTTTGATTCCAAGCAAGCGGCCATGACGAATAGATTTACGAATCAAACGGCGAACCACATAGCCCTGGTCTAAGTTTGACGGCCCTACTCCCCTGTCATCACCAATAATAAAAGTGGCGGCACGGAGGTGGTCGGCAATAGTTCGAGCCGATTTAAGGTTGTCGCCTTCAATGACTTCAGAACTCAAATCATTGATTTGTTTCATGATTGGCTCGAAAAGTTCGGTTTCAAAAACATTGGATTTACCGTTTAAAATCGCAATGGTTCGTTCCAGTCCCATGCCAGTGTCAACATTTTGTTGCTTGAGTTTTTCATACTTGCCATCACTGGTTTTATTATATTGCATGAAGACATTATTCCAAATTTCAGAATATTTTCCGCAATTGCATTTTGGTTCGCAGTTTGGTCCGCAGGGTTCGCGCCCGGTGTCATAATACATCTCCGTATCCGGACCGCAAGGACCAGTCCTGCCAGCCGGACCCCACCAGTTTTCTTCCTTGCCATAGTAATAAATCCGTTCAGGAGAAACACCAACACCTTGCCAAATTTTTGCTGATTCCTCGTCCCTGGGAGCGTCCTCATCACCAGCAAACACACTGACATAGATTTTTTTAGGATCTAATCCCAGCCAATCTTTGGAAGTTAAAAAATGCCAGCTCCACTGTATTGCCTCGGATTTAAAATAATCACCCAGCGACCAATTGCCGAGCATTTCAAAAAATGTCAGATGCAGAGCATCACCAACTTCATCAATATCACCAGTCCGAATGCATTTTTGAACACTGGCCAATCGTTTGCCTTCGGGATGAGGCTCACCTAAAAGATAAGGCACAAGCGGATGCATGCCTGCTGAAATAAAAAGACAAGTTGGGTCGTTTTCGGGAATTAAAGAAGCGGACGGGATGACTGCGTGTTCCCGCTCTTGGAAAAATTTGAGATATTTTTGGCGTAACTCTTTGGCTGTGATCATAATTTTCTATAAATATCTTTTCTATGTCCCGCTATAATAAGTTGAATTTCAAAAGCAGTAATAAATCGAAAAATTACCCGCCAATCACGAGTAATCCTAAATGAGTAAAATCCGATTAGTTCTCTGGCTAATGCTTTGGAATGCAGGATTGGATTGAAAGGATTATTCTCGAATACTTCAAGCAGTTCAGCGAGTTTTTCTCTTTGTTCTTTTGGTAATTTTTTGGCGGACTTTAAAAACTTTTTACCATAAACCAATTTCACCATATTTCGTTCTCTAAAGTTTGAAGAAATGAATTTTTGCCTTGAAAGCTGTAAATTGGCTCATCGCTGGCAGATTCAAAAATTTCTTGGACAAATTCTGGATTATACTCGCCTTCTGGATCTCGGCCTACCCAACCAATTACAACAGAACGAAGAAGTTCTACTTCCCGTGATAAGCTTAGGGTTCTCTTTTTTTCTAATGTTTTTACTTTGAGCATATTTATATGATAGATAATATTATAAAAAATTGCAAGTTACTTTAATATTGTTTTTATTATAGCTTGGGATGGGGTTTTTGGCAAGGTTAATTTTGTCACTGGTCATTGGCAACTAGTCACTGGGGATTTGGATAAAAATAAAAAAGCGGGAGTGAGGTTGTCGCTCCCGCTAACATTGAATTATCTCATAATCAAATACATGGCAGATTCATCACATTTGGGACTAACCGGACTACCAGCATTTTTGGAACAAAATTGACAATCCTCCCAAATTTTTTGCGGAAAGAATCTAGGGTCGACGCGTTGAAAACCGAGCTCCTCAAAAAACCCTGGCC comes from Patescibacteria group bacterium and encodes:
- a CDS encoding alanine--tRNA ligase, giving the protein MITAKELRQKYLKFFQEREHAVIPSASLIPENDPTCLFISAGMHPLVPYLLGEPHPEGKRLASVQKCIRTGDIDEVGDALHLTFFEMLGNWSLGDYFKSEAIQWSWHFLTSKDWLGLDPKKIYVSVFAGDEDAPRDEESAKIWQGVGVSPERIYYYGKEENWWGPAGRTGPCGPDTEMYYDTGREPCGPNCEPKCNCGKYSEIWNNVFMQYNKTSDGKYEKLKQQNVDTGMGLERTIAILNGKSNVFETELFEPIMKQINDLSSEVIEGDNLKSARTIADHLRAATFIIGDDRGVGPSNLDQGYVVRRLIRKSIRHGRLLGIKNDFTKKISQTLIDMYKDVYPELNRNKKFVLENLEIEENKFTKTLQKGLKEFETIASSEKLKQTISGEQAFELFSTYGFPLEMTQELASEQGLQVDTDGFEKAFKKHQELSRKGSEKKFKGGLADQKEQTAKLHTATHLLHQALRQVLGDQVKQMGSNITAERLRFDFPHPQKMTSQELKRVEDIVNKKIKEDIPIICEEMTVDQAKKKGAIGLFEHKYGGRVKVYSAGDFSCEICGGPHATSTGELGHFEIKKEESSSAGVRRIKAVLEQDSKIIV
- a CDS encoding type II toxin-antitoxin system YoeB family toxin produces the protein MVKLVYGKKFLKSAKKLPKEQREKLAELLEVFENNPFNPILHSKALARELIGFYSFRITRDWRVIFRFITAFEIQLIIAGHRKDIYRKL
- a CDS encoding STAS-like domain-containing protein, whose translation is MKIKIVKFGDMLISRPAGREALLAMKAYTIKDIDKEEEIEIDFDGVKVLTPSWADEVVTKLAQKFKKVKLVNTDNATVKATLKTLREYSDLKI